One genomic window of Quercus robur cultivar Fastigiata chloroplast, complete genome includes the following:
- the rpl23 gene encoding ribosomal protein L23: MNGIKYAVFTDKSIRLLGKNQYTSNVESGSTRTEIKHWVERFFGVKVIAMNSHRLPGKGRRMGPIMGHTMHYRRMIITLQPGYSIPPLRKKRT, translated from the coding sequence ATGAATGGAATCAAATATGCAGTATTTACAGACAAAAGTATTCGGTTATTGGGTAAAAATCAATATACTTCTAATGTCGAATCGGGATCAACTAGGACAGAAATAAAGCATTGGGTCGAACGCTTCTTTGGTGTCAAGGTAATAGCTATGAATAGTCATCGACTCCCGGGAAAGGGTAGAAGAATGGGACCTATTATGGGACATACAATGCATTACAGACGTATGATCATTACGCTTCAACCGGGTTATTCTATTCCACCTCTTAGAAAGAAAAGAACTTAA